A single genomic interval of Dehalococcoidales bacterium harbors:
- the pyrF gene encoding orotidine-5'-phosphate decarboxylase: protein MNFIERLTEAAHRNKSLVCIGLDPDSQLMPRNRSVFEFNRAIIEATADLVCAYKVNFAFYEAMADGGFDSLKRTIRYIPDGIPVIGDAKRSDIGNTARAYARAIFDNLNCDAATVNPYLGFDSIEPFINYRDKGIFILCRTSNTGALDFQSLRFDETETGSHALFELVARKAEIWNKYGNIGLVIGATYPEELKIIREAHPDMPLLVPGIGAQGGDLALAIRYGIDAQSERIIINSSRQIIYASANDDFAEAARRAASSLREQINSCLP from the coding sequence ATGAACTTTATTGAAAGGCTGACCGAAGCTGCTCACAGGAACAAGAGCCTTGTCTGTATCGGGCTTGACCCTGACTCTCAGTTGATGCCCCGGAACAGGAGTGTCTTCGAATTTAACCGGGCGATTATCGAAGCTACTGCTGATCTGGTTTGCGCCTACAAGGTCAATTTCGCTTTCTATGAAGCTATGGCTGACGGTGGGTTCGACTCCCTGAAACGTACCATCAGGTATATCCCTGATGGCATACCGGTTATCGGTGATGCTAAGCGCAGTGATATCGGTAATACGGCAAGGGCCTATGCCAGGGCTATCTTCGATAACCTCAACTGTGATGCCGCCACCGTAAATCCCTATCTTGGCTTTGACTCGATAGAGCCGTTTATTAACTACCGAGACAAAGGCATATTCATCCTGTGTCGGACATCAAATACCGGCGCTCTGGACTTCCAGTCACTGCGCTTTGATGAGACGGAAACAGGGAGCCATGCTCTGTTTGAACTGGTTGCCCGAAAGGCCGAAATATGGAACAAGTACGGTAATATCGGGCTGGTAATCGGCGCTACTTATCCTGAGGAACTGAAGATAATCCGTGAGGCCCACCCCGATATGCCTCTCCTTGTGCCGGGTATTGGCGCCCAAGGCGGGGACCTCGCCCTGGCAATCCGTTACGGGATCGATGCCCAGAGCGAGAGGATTATTATCAATTCATCACGGCAGATAATATATGCCTCAGCGAATGACGATTTTGCGGAGGCAGCCCGGCGGGCGGCCTCATCACTGCGCGAACAGATTAATTCCTGTCTGCCTTGA
- a CDS encoding DUF951 domain-containing protein — protein sequence MTIEIKLGDVVRLKKKHPCGSYEWQVVRLGADIGVRCLKCQRHILLKRSIFEHRVVAFISRGD from the coding sequence ATGACTATCGAAATAAAACTGGGCGATGTGGTTCGCCTCAAGAAGAAGCACCCCTGTGGCAGCTACGAGTGGCAGGTAGTCAGACTCGGAGCTGACATCGGAGTCAGGTGCCTTAAGTGCCAGCGTCACATCCTCCTTAAACGCAGTATCTTCGAGCACAGGGTAGTAGCCTTCATTTCCCGGGGAGACTGA
- a CDS encoding VOC family protein, translated as MLQWKLDKGSILLPSVVHLGVAVKNAEKSTRFISSIWDIGTPDVIDYEARSGELVVGKPFKVRLVFIRLGTHSIELLQPLDEQSIWADFIRDKGEGIHHIAYGVANYDEIVTKLQKQGHTLLLAAVFEGCRWCYFDTSPGGMVIEIREECRRM; from the coding sequence GTGTTGCAGTGGAAACTGGATAAAGGGTCTATTCTGTTGCCCAGTGTCGTTCATCTGGGTGTCGCCGTAAAAAATGCCGAGAAAAGTACCAGGTTCATTTCTTCTATATGGGATATCGGTACTCCCGATGTTATCGACTACGAAGCCAGATCTGGAGAGTTGGTTGTTGGTAAACCCTTTAAGGTCAGGCTCGTTTTTATTAGGTTAGGTACGCACTCGATAGAATTGCTTCAGCCACTCGACGAACAATCGATCTGGGCCGATTTCATTAGAGATAAGGGCGAGGGGATACATCACATCGCTTATGGTGTAGCTAATTATGATGAAATAGTGACAAAACTGCAGAAGCAGGGGCACACATTGCTCTTGGCGGCTGTATTTGAGGGATGTCGCTGGTGCTATTTCGATACCAGTCCCGGGGGTATGGTTATCGAAATTCGTGAAGAATGCAGGAGGATGTAG
- a CDS encoding cupin domain-containing protein → MMLSADEIISALGLKPLPEEGGFYRETYRSVENVSLDALPDRYTTGKSFATAIYYLLIPDTCSRLHRLPTDETYHFYCGDPVIMLNLYPDGMSRLIALGTAIDNGEQVQFTVPRGVWQGSFLKRGGSFALLGTTMAPAFDSTDYEAGERNRLVQEYPGRKEMIVQLTPPPAGVF, encoded by the coding sequence ATGATGTTATCAGCGGATGAGATAATAAGTGCCCTGGGTTTGAAACCTCTTCCGGAAGAGGGCGGTTTTTATCGGGAAACCTACCGCTCGGTAGAAAATGTTTCTCTTGATGCGCTGCCGGACAGGTATACTACCGGAAAATCATTCGCCACCGCAATATACTATCTGCTGATACCGGATACCTGTTCCCGGCTCCACCGGCTGCCTACTGATGAGACCTATCACTTTTACTGCGGTGATCCTGTCATTATGCTTAATCTATACCCCGATGGTATGTCCCGTTTGATAGCCCTGGGGACAGCGATAGATAATGGGGAACAGGTTCAGTTCACTGTACCCAGGGGAGTATGGCAGGGTTCCTTCTTAAAGAGAGGGGGAAGTTTTGCCCTGTTGGGTACTACTATGGCACCCGCCTTCGATTCTACCGACTACGAAGCCGGTGAGCGCAACCGGCTGGTACAGGAATATCCTGGCCGTAAAGAGATGATAGTCCAGCTTACCCCTCCTCCTGCCGGTGTGTTTTAG
- a CDS encoding branched-chain amino acid transaminase: protein MPLYAYFNKQFVPMSEARLGVMTHCLHYGTGVFEGIRGNWNSDGRQLYIFRLNEHYQRLLNGCRVLNIDLSHTIDKLCQITVELIEKCGFEEDIYVRPLAYKSSEALGVRLHNLDDAFMVFAFPWGPYLDTNGVKCIVSSWRRPSETPQAKITGLYVNNALAKTEAVKNDYHEAIMLTASGYVSEGSGENIFLVQNGGLVTPGVDDLMVVGITRDVVIKMAHNELGIETTERHINHSELYTASECFLTGTAANITPVVEIDGRKIGSGKAGEITKKLQKAYSNVIKGQNHRYCEWCTPVYKNGPATKGRQAIP, encoded by the coding sequence ATGCCGCTATATGCCTATTTTAACAAGCAATTTGTTCCTATGTCTGAAGCCAGACTAGGAGTTATGACTCATTGCCTGCACTATGGCACCGGTGTTTTCGAGGGCATTCGCGGTAATTGGAATAGTGACGGGCGGCAGCTTTATATCTTCCGTCTCAACGAACACTACCAAAGACTGCTTAACGGCTGCCGTGTGCTTAATATCGATCTGTCCCATACTATTGACAAGCTCTGTCAGATCACTGTGGAGTTGATAGAAAAATGTGGTTTTGAGGAGGACATATACGTCCGTCCTTTAGCCTATAAGAGCTCAGAGGCGCTGGGTGTTCGGTTGCATAATCTGGATGATGCCTTCATGGTCTTTGCCTTCCCCTGGGGACCATATTTGGATACGAACGGGGTGAAGTGTATAGTTTCTTCCTGGCGTCGCCCCAGTGAGACACCACAGGCTAAAATTACCGGCCTTTACGTGAACAATGCTCTGGCTAAGACCGAAGCTGTCAAGAATGATTATCACGAGGCGATTATGCTTACTGCCAGCGGCTATGTCTCCGAGGGGAGCGGTGAGAACATCTTTCTGGTCCAAAACGGCGGACTGGTGACGCCGGGCGTCGATGATCTTATGGTAGTAGGAATTACCCGTGACGTTGTAATTAAGATGGCACACAACGAACTGGGTATAGAGACCACAGAACGGCATATCAACCACAGCGAACTCTACACCGCCAGCGAATGTTTTTTGACCGGAACAGCAGCTAATATCACCCCGGTGGTTGAGATAGATGGGCGTAAGATAGGCAGCGGCAAGGCGGGTGAGATAACCAAGAAATTGCAAAAAGCCTACTCTAACGTAATAAAGGGACAAAACCACAGATACTGTGAGTGGTGCACCCCGGTCTATAAAAACGGACCGGCAACAAAAGGCCGACAGGCTATTCCCTGA
- a CDS encoding aldolase, translating into MLLGQFQSTGRDLCSRGLVCSNSGNLSVRMGDRLVITRRGGMLGCLEENDLIETGIDKNDRFTPLASSELPVHRAIYRATSALAIVHAHPPHAVAMSLMETEITPNCSEVSPLMERVPVLGWNMEVKPGGLADIIAEALKKYHIVMVRGHGSFAIGQLLEEAHNYTTLFEASCQVLCLLRSLKVSEVRE; encoded by the coding sequence ATGCTCCTAGGCCAGTTTCAAAGTACAGGTCGTGACCTTTGTAGTCGCGGTCTGGTCTGCTCCAACAGCGGGAACCTGAGTGTCAGAATGGGAGACCGCCTGGTGATTACACGCCGTGGAGGTATGCTTGGCTGTCTGGAGGAAAACGATCTGATAGAGACCGGAATAGACAAAAACGATCGTTTTACACCGCTTGCATCGAGCGAACTGCCCGTCCACCGGGCTATCTATCGCGCAACCTCGGCATTAGCCATTGTTCATGCCCATCCGCCGCATGCTGTTGCTATGTCGTTAATGGAAACCGAGATTACCCCCAATTGTAGCGAAGTATCTCCCTTAATGGAGCGTGTTCCTGTTCTCGGTTGGAATATGGAAGTAAAACCGGGTGGATTAGCTGATATCATCGCTGAAGCGCTTAAGAAATATCATATTGTTATGGTTCGTGGTCACGGCAGCTTTGCTATCGGTCAGTTGCTGGAAGAAGCCCATAACTACACCACTCTTTTTGAGGCAAGCTGCCAGGTCCTTTGCCTGTTGCGGTCGTTGAAGGTGAGCGAGGTCAGGGAATAG
- the lexA gene encoding transcriptional repressor LexA, whose product MVKELSSKPQQIIDFIYRFVEDRGYPPTIRDIASGCAISSTSVVKYNLDILERNGYIRRHGEIARGIGLVAHSTHFKYRLLVPVIGQIAAGKPIPVPTSDTWDTAAFAETIEVTRDLTRGRDGIYALRVRGWSMVDALVSDGDIVLMEYVNAVDNGEVAAIWLKAEREATLKKFYSEAGKIRLQPANTRMKPIYVEPDNVEVQGRVIAVIRQLGPGR is encoded by the coding sequence ATGGTAAAGGAACTATCATCTAAACCACAACAGATTATCGACTTTATTTATCGTTTTGTGGAAGATAGGGGCTATCCACCTACTATCAGGGATATTGCCAGTGGATGTGCAATCAGTTCGACATCAGTGGTTAAATATAACCTGGATATTCTGGAAAGGAACGGGTACATTCGTCGTCACGGCGAAATAGCACGTGGTATCGGGCTGGTTGCTCATTCCACGCATTTCAAATATCGGTTGTTGGTACCCGTTATCGGTCAAATAGCGGCAGGGAAGCCGATACCGGTACCTACCTCCGATACTTGGGATACGGCTGCTTTTGCAGAAACTATAGAGGTGACCAGAGACTTGACCCGGGGGCGCGATGGGATTTATGCTCTAAGGGTGAGGGGGTGGTCAATGGTGGATGCTCTGGTCAGCGATGGTGATATTGTGCTGATGGAGTATGTCAATGCCGTGGATAACGGCGAGGTGGCTGCTATTTGGCTTAAGGCAGAGAGGGAAGCAACTTTAAAGAAATTCTACTCTGAAGCCGGGAAAATACGGCTTCAGCCAGCCAATACCAGGATGAAGCCAATATATGTCGAACCTGATAACGTGGAAGTTCAGGGTAGAGTAATTGCAGTTATCAGGCAGCTTGGTCCGGGCAGATAG
- the rpsT gene encoding 30S ribosomal protein S20, protein MPHSKSAQKEVRASKRRQFRNKSIRSLCKTKISKAEKLILSGELNLGREAVVDAVSVLDKASEKGIIHANNAARRKSRLTKKLNQAQAMSSTEG, encoded by the coding sequence TTGCCACACAGTAAATCAGCTCAAAAAGAGGTGCGGGCTTCCAAAAGGAGACAGTTCCGCAATAAATCCATTCGCAGTTTGTGCAAGACCAAGATAAGCAAAGCCGAGAAGCTCATCTTATCAGGAGAGCTTAATCTGGGTCGGGAGGCGGTGGTAGACGCGGTCAGTGTTCTGGATAAAGCGTCTGAGAAAGGGATCATACACGCTAATAATGCTGCCCGACGTAAATCACGCCTGACGAAGAAGCTCAATCAGGCACAGGCCATGTCTTCAACGGAAGGTTAA
- a CDS encoding bifunctional (p)ppGpp synthetase/guanosine-3',5'-bis(diphosphate) 3'-pyrophosphohydrolase has translation MSYSQLKAKVEEYLPAEKLALIESAYDFARKAHEGQLRISGEPYLEHPIQTALILAELQLDANSVAAALLHDVLENCDIPLSDIEITFGSEIAKLVDGVTKLSKLSFSGTGAGVSVSRASEQQTENLRKMLVAMAEDLRVVFIKLADRLHNMRTLGVLPPEKQRRIARETLEIYAPLSHRLGIWELKWQMEDLSFRYLEPEKYRKVARLVAARRARRESVIAQVIQILEAEFDRIGLKVEISGRPKHIYSINQKMENYAAQGKTFDNIHDLLAIRVLVDTVPCCYTAIGVIHNLWRPLPGDFDDYIANPKPNGYQSLHTVVMYGGTPLEIQIRTYDMHRVAEFGVAAHWRYKEGKKKDLHFEEKIGWLRQLIEWRRELSGAEEFLESVKTDIFIDQVFAYTPKGEIKDLPKGATPLDFAYRIHTELGHRCIGARVNGRLVPLNYRIQNGDIVDIMTTKGDKKPSLDWLNPQLGYVQTSHAREKIRQWFRKQERTENIERGRELLDKEIRRLGIKLSSREELAKLLNYDDMGEFLAAIGYGGISTHQIAVKLSAQQEQQKETTGVTPVKRTIPTVNVLGSGDMLTHLAQCCHPVPGDSIIGYVTRSRGVSIHRQDCYNIIHEDEQERLISVDWGSTAALYPVNIRVDAWDRVGVMRDITTIVAEEKVNIAAASSVRHDDNTVTEYFTLETNGLAQLSRMLGKIEGIRGVINVTRVGSEPTAKTNPSTQANLNN, from the coding sequence GTGAGTTACAGTCAGCTAAAAGCCAAGGTTGAGGAATATCTTCCGGCGGAGAAGCTAGCTCTGATCGAGAGCGCCTATGACTTTGCCCGGAAAGCCCACGAGGGACAGTTACGCATATCAGGTGAGCCCTATCTGGAGCACCCGATACAGACTGCGTTAATTCTGGCAGAACTCCAACTTGATGCTAACTCTGTTGCTGCTGCCTTGCTGCATGATGTCCTGGAGAACTGTGATATACCGCTTTCCGATATTGAGATTACCTTCGGATCCGAAATAGCCAAGCTGGTCGATGGTGTCACCAAGCTGAGCAAACTTTCTTTTTCAGGAACAGGAGCTGGCGTTTCCGTATCCAGAGCAAGTGAACAGCAGACGGAAAATCTGAGGAAAATGCTGGTAGCCATGGCGGAGGACCTCCGCGTAGTATTCATAAAACTGGCCGATAGATTGCATAATATGCGCACTCTGGGTGTATTACCCCCGGAGAAGCAGCGCCGGATTGCGCGGGAGACCCTGGAGATATATGCTCCACTGTCCCACCGCCTGGGGATATGGGAGTTGAAATGGCAGATGGAGGACCTCTCCTTCCGATATCTGGAGCCGGAGAAATATCGAAAAGTGGCCAGGCTGGTTGCCGCCCGGCGTGCCCGGCGGGAGAGCGTAATAGCCCAGGTAATTCAAATCCTGGAGGCAGAGTTTGATCGTATAGGTCTGAAAGTTGAGATATCGGGTCGGCCCAAGCACATTTACAGTATAAATCAGAAAATGGAGAACTATGCCGCCCAGGGGAAAACCTTTGACAATATACATGACCTGCTAGCCATACGAGTACTGGTTGATACCGTACCTTGCTGTTACACTGCTATAGGTGTTATCCATAACTTGTGGCGTCCTTTACCCGGTGATTTCGATGACTATATTGCTAATCCCAAACCGAACGGGTATCAATCCTTGCACACAGTGGTAATGTATGGCGGTACTCCTCTGGAGATACAGATTCGTACTTATGATATGCACCGTGTTGCCGAGTTCGGTGTAGCGGCTCACTGGCGCTATAAGGAAGGCAAAAAGAAGGATCTGCACTTTGAGGAGAAAATAGGTTGGCTTCGTCAGCTGATTGAGTGGCGGCGTGAGCTAAGTGGTGCTGAAGAGTTTCTGGAGTCGGTCAAGACTGATATATTCATTGACCAGGTTTTTGCTTATACCCCCAAGGGTGAGATTAAGGACCTGCCCAAGGGCGCTACCCCACTCGATTTTGCCTATCGTATCCATACCGAGCTGGGACACCGCTGTATAGGGGCCAGAGTTAACGGTAGGCTGGTACCGCTTAATTATCGAATTCAGAATGGCGACATCGTAGACATTATGACTACCAAGGGTGATAAGAAACCAAGTCTAGACTGGTTGAATCCCCAATTGGGTTACGTCCAAACATCTCATGCCAGAGAGAAAATACGACAGTGGTTCAGAAAACAGGAGCGAACGGAGAATATTGAGCGTGGTCGTGAGCTACTTGATAAAGAGATTAGGCGACTGGGGATAAAACTTAGCAGCCGGGAGGAGCTGGCCAAACTGCTCAACTACGACGATATGGGCGAGTTTCTGGCAGCTATTGGCTACGGTGGTATTTCTACCCATCAGATTGCCGTCAAATTATCTGCTCAACAGGAACAGCAGAAAGAAACAACGGGAGTAACGCCGGTCAAACGAACGATACCTACTGTTAATGTACTAGGTTCAGGAGATATGCTGACCCATTTGGCCCAGTGTTGTCATCCCGTGCCCGGAGATAGTATTATCGGCTATGTCACACGTAGTCGCGGAGTATCAATCCATCGTCAGGACTGTTATAATATAATCCACGAGGACGAACAAGAAAGGCTGATTTCGGTGGACTGGGGAAGTACCGCTGCACTGTACCCAGTCAATATCCGCGTTGATGCTTGGGATAGGGTTGGAGTGATGCGTGACATTACTACAATCGTGGCTGAAGAGAAGGTCAACATAGCCGCTGCTAGTTCTGTTCGACATGATGACAATACTGTCACCGAATATTTTACTTTGGAGACAAACGGTCTGGCTCAGCTGAGTCGGATGTTAGGAAAAATCGAGGGGATCAGGGGGGTAATAAACGTTACCCGTGTGGGAAGCGAACCCACCGCAAAAACCAACCCCTCGACTCAAGCTAATCTAAACAATTAG
- a CDS encoding MFS transporter gives MRRITLVVVSLSFFLAAFMGSAVNIALPSIGRELHMDAVSLGWVTTSFILASVMSLVPFGRLSDIRGRKKILTYGVIIYTISSLLLSFVHSANLLISLRFVQGIGSAMIFATGLAIVTSVFPSGERGKALGISVAMTYSGLSLGPVLGGMLTQHFGWRSIFLATIPLGIIIIILILWKMKGEWAEAKEEKFDHGGAVIYGLTLVGIIYGFSRLPDALGIGLLAAGISGAFYFVRRGIKVKHPLLDIGLFRKNRVFAFSNLATLLNYSALFAVGFLLSLYLQYIKGLDPQNAGLVLVAMPVVQAALSPLAGRLSDRIEPRILASIGMGINAIGLSVLIFVNENSSLGFIIGILVLMGAGFALFTSPNTNAIMSSVKQRFYGVASATMATMRQIGMSFSMGITMLLFTIYIGRVEITPEHYPLFLSSTKIAFIVFTALCTAGIFASLARGDTRNTR, from the coding sequence ATGAGAAGAATAACTCTGGTTGTTGTCTCGTTAAGCTTTTTCTTAGCAGCATTTATGGGTTCTGCAGTTAACATAGCTCTGCCCTCGATTGGCAGAGAACTCCACATGGATGCTGTTTCGTTGGGCTGGGTCACTACCTCTTTCATTCTGGCCTCAGTAATGTCCTTGGTGCCGTTTGGGCGCCTCTCTGATATACGGGGACGAAAGAAGATTCTTACCTATGGTGTAATCATCTATACCATTTCATCTCTCCTCTTGTCGTTTGTCCATTCTGCTAATCTGCTGATTTCATTACGTTTTGTCCAGGGTATCGGCAGCGCCATGATATTCGCTACCGGGTTGGCTATCGTGACTTCGGTGTTTCCATCAGGGGAGAGGGGTAAGGCACTGGGTATAAGCGTCGCTATGACATACTCAGGACTTTCTCTCGGCCCTGTACTTGGTGGAATGTTGACTCAGCACTTCGGCTGGAGAAGCATCTTCCTGGCTACTATACCACTGGGCATAATAATAATTATCCTGATTCTATGGAAAATGAAGGGGGAATGGGCTGAGGCAAAAGAGGAGAAATTCGATCATGGTGGTGCTGTAATCTATGGGCTTACGCTGGTAGGCATAATATATGGTTTTTCCCGGCTACCCGATGCCCTGGGCATCGGGCTACTGGCAGCAGGTATATCCGGAGCCTTTTATTTTGTCCGGCGAGGAATAAAGGTCAAGCATCCGCTTCTGGATATAGGCCTCTTTAGAAAGAACAGAGTCTTTGCTTTCTCTAACCTGGCAACCTTGCTTAATTACAGCGCGCTATTCGCTGTTGGTTTCCTGTTAAGCTTGTATTTGCAGTACATTAAAGGGCTTGATCCGCAAAATGCGGGTCTCGTTCTGGTGGCAATGCCTGTGGTACAGGCTGCTTTATCACCGCTCGCCGGCAGACTTTCCGATCGGATTGAACCCAGGATACTCGCCTCGATCGGTATGGGGATTAATGCTATAGGGCTGTCCGTACTTATTTTTGTCAATGAAAATAGTAGTCTGGGTTTTATCATCGGTATTCTGGTCCTTATGGGCGCTGGTTTTGCTCTGTTTACTTCTCCTAATACCAATGCCATAATGAGCTCTGTGAAACAAAGGTTCTACGGGGTAGCTTCAGCAACAATGGCAACCATGCGGCAGATTGGGATGAGTTTCAGCATGGGAATTACGATGCTGCTATTTACCATATATATCGGTAGAGTAGAAATTACGCCGGAACACTACCCGTTATTTTTGAGCAGCACCAAAATAGCATTCATAGTTTTCACTGCCCTGTGTACTGCCGGTATCTTTGCCTCGCTGGCAAGAGGCGATACGAGAAACACAAGGTAG
- a CDS encoding U32 family peptidase, with protein MPTNWDRDLIPLLSETKADIQLYGVLPTSMIGSGGSGPDIPQMTISRAEEYIRLVHSAGFKFNYLLNAPCLNNMEWHEDTHRELLQHLGWLSDIGVDSVTVAIPYLIELIKRQFPNLKVEASTITHVNSVARANFLESLGVDAIMLDSNVNRDFRLLKAIRSSVKCELGVLTNSLCLYQCPYEYYHNNTLGHASQGQNPLCGFYMDYCVLHCALSSLTDKSQLIKSRWIRPEDIHIYQEMGIDFFKIGGRAMSTKWILNATKAYASLNYPGNLYDILSALTSKLRSAESNLPGARTNAIASPPRVYIDNQSLDGFIEFFKKKDCLSGCNNCNYCQEVADKVVTIDHDEEDKYISVLKSLLGELTSSSMFRAREFYAASNAGTRI; from the coding sequence TTGCCAACGAACTGGGATAGGGATCTGATACCCCTTCTGAGTGAGACGAAGGCAGATATTCAATTATATGGCGTTTTGCCTACCTCAATGATCGGGAGCGGAGGCTCCGGCCCAGATATTCCCCAAATGACGATAAGTCGTGCCGAAGAATACATCAGGCTGGTGCATTCTGCCGGTTTCAAGTTCAATTATCTTCTTAATGCTCCTTGCCTCAACAATATGGAGTGGCATGAAGACACTCATCGTGAGTTACTGCAGCACCTGGGGTGGTTGAGTGATATCGGGGTGGATAGCGTTACCGTCGCTATCCCGTACTTGATAGAGCTTATCAAACGTCAGTTTCCCAACCTTAAGGTAGAGGCGTCAACCATAACCCACGTAAACAGCGTTGCCCGGGCGAATTTTCTTGAGTCCCTGGGGGTTGATGCCATTATGCTGGACTCTAATGTTAACCGTGATTTCAGGCTTCTTAAAGCGATTAGAAGCTCGGTAAAATGTGAGCTTGGAGTGTTGACCAACAGCCTTTGTCTTTACCAGTGTCCCTACGAGTATTATCATAACAATACCCTGGGGCATGCCAGCCAAGGACAAAACCCGCTCTGTGGTTTCTATATGGACTATTGTGTGCTTCATTGTGCTCTGAGTAGCCTTACCGATAAGTCCCAGCTTATTAAGTCTCGCTGGATAAGGCCGGAAGATATACATATCTACCAGGAGATGGGTATTGATTTCTTCAAAATCGGTGGCAGAGCGATGTCAACAAAGTGGATTTTGAATGCCACCAAGGCATATGCTTCTTTGAATTATCCGGGTAATCTGTACGATATATTAAGTGCCCTCACCTCTAAGTTAAGGAGTGCAGAGTCGAATCTGCCCGGGGCCAGAACAAACGCAATCGCTTCACCGCCGAGAGTGTATATTGATAACCAGTCCCTGGACGGCTTCATTGAATTTTTCAAGAAAAAGGATTGTCTCTCTGGATGCAATAACTGTAATTATTGTCAGGAAGTAGCCGATAAGGTTGTTACTATTGATCATGACGAAGAGGATAAATATATATCCGTGCTCAAGAGTCTGCTGGGTGAGTTGACCAGCAGCAGCATGTTTAGGGCCAGAGAATTTTATGCTGCCAGTAATGCTGGCACAAGAATATAA
- a CDS encoding AMP-binding protein codes for MNLKKVLEVTAREVPQRTALVFGPQKISYRELDTAANRVANTLIGLGVKKSDHVAILMSHNPDWVISYFGIIKTGGVAILLSPMLKAPELASLLRDSDAGVLITERRLSRMLTTFRPDIPRLQHVLDVDSETYKSMLAKVSAVSPDVNINNDDTATIIYTSGVLGRQKGVVHTHASLMGTPDIVSAGLHRVGDDVVIDPVPFFYLLGLSELLFGSIIKGSTVVIIPRFTPRSVLEAVERKKGSILFGVPAMYNALAMLPDKVISDYDLSSLRVASSAGAKSSPHLMGILENKLNLTFCETYGLSELSVVSMSTLDNHKLGTVGKPICDLRIVADNGEEVAPGEVGEAVFKAPWMMKEYYKAPELTAQVIRDGWFYTGDLVRVDEDDYLEYVEKKSFIIVTQSGLKISPWDVEDVLLSHPAVAEAAYVGVGCVSDELIPTAFIVLKEGQVASEAVMAAFCRQNLADFKLPKKFEFVDSIPRTGSGKILRQQLKERQD; via the coding sequence GTGAATCTTAAGAAAGTACTGGAGGTTACCGCCCGTGAGGTACCGCAACGAACTGCCCTCGTTTTTGGCCCGCAGAAAATTTCCTACCGAGAGTTAGACACGGCTGCTAACAGGGTAGCCAATACGTTGATTGGATTAGGGGTAAAGAAAAGTGACCATGTTGCTATCTTAATGTCCCATAACCCCGATTGGGTTATTAGCTACTTCGGCATTATCAAAACTGGCGGCGTAGCCATACTGCTCAGTCCTATGCTGAAAGCGCCCGAGCTTGCTTCCCTGCTACGTGATTCTGATGCCGGGGTACTGATCACGGAAAGAAGACTATCCCGGATGCTTACTACCTTCCGACCCGATATCCCACGGCTACAGCATGTCCTAGATGTCGACAGTGAAACTTACAAATCAATGCTAGCGAAAGTCTCTGCGGTATCTCCGGATGTCAACATTAATAACGATGATACGGCTACTATTATATATACGTCAGGGGTATTGGGCAGGCAAAAAGGGGTAGTACATACCCATGCTTCTCTTATGGGAACACCTGACATAGTATCCGCAGGACTTCATAGAGTCGGAGACGACGTGGTTATCGACCCGGTTCCCTTTTTCTACCTCCTGGGATTAAGCGAACTCCTTTTCGGATCGATCATAAAAGGGTCTACTGTAGTAATAATCCCCCGTTTCACTCCCAGGTCCGTTCTAGAAGCCGTAGAGCGGAAAAAAGGTAGTATCCTCTTCGGAGTTCCGGCAATGTACAATGCTTTAGCCATGCTGCCGGATAAGGTCATCAGTGATTACGACCTTAGTTCATTGAGAGTTGCCTCTTCAGCCGGGGCGAAGTCATCACCACATCTCATGGGGATACTGGAGAACAAGCTCAATCTGACTTTCTGCGAAACGTACGGCCTTTCGGAACTTTCCGTTGTTTCTATGAGCACTCTCGATAACCACAAACTGGGTACCGTGGGCAAACCGATCTGCGATCTCAGGATAGTTGCCGATAACGGAGAGGAGGTTGCTCCCGGTGAAGTAGGAGAGGCTGTTTTCAAGGCCCCCTGGATGATGAAGGAATACTATAAGGCCCCCGAACTCACGGCTCAGGTCATTAGAGACGGCTGGTTTTATACCGGAGATTTGGTCCGTGTGGATGAAGATGACTACCTTGAATATGTAGAAAAGAAATCATTCATAATAGTAACACAGTCAGGATTAAAAATATCCCCATGGGATGTCGAGGATGTGCTCTTAAGTCATCCCGCTGTCGCTGAAGCAGCCTATGTTGGGGTTGGCTGTGTCTCCGATGAACTTATTCCTACCGCCTTTATCGTCCTCAAGGAAGGGCAGGTTGCCAGCGAAGCAGTAATGGCCGCTTTCTGCCGCCAGAACCTGGCTGACTTCAAATTACCCAAGAAGTTTGAGTTCGTGGACAGTATACCCAGGACCGGCTCCGGAAAAATTTTGAGGCAACAGCTCAAAGAGAGACAGGATTGA